One stretch of Candidatus Poribacteria bacterium DNA includes these proteins:
- a CDS encoding universal stress protein: MGHSNFSKILLGLDGSSHAEAAIEYACQIALNHNATITGVAIIDEPGIQSSSGPVPIGGTHYDVKLEDQLLEETQAEAKAILDSFARICDERKINAILHTDIGSPVSELIEESKFHDFIVIGKQTSFEYDANETYGTLERVLKNGLIPVLAVSDSVREIKNVLVAYDNSIPASKAVHMFLLLGIWDACDITLLTVNNDAAAAQELLGNLGGFFESYGIKPKLATRSGHPDTVVKSYIAENDIDMLVMGAYGRRSVREFFVGSVTYHLIHETEIPLFLYH; the protein is encoded by the coding sequence TTGGGACATTCAAATTTTTCCAAAATTTTACTCGGTTTAGACGGTTCTTCGCATGCAGAAGCAGCAATTGAGTATGCATGTCAAATCGCTCTGAATCACAACGCAACAATTACAGGTGTCGCTATTATCGACGAACCCGGCATTCAATCCTCAAGTGGACCGGTGCCAATCGGTGGCACGCATTATGATGTAAAACTTGAAGATCAGTTGTTGGAAGAAACGCAAGCGGAAGCAAAAGCGATCCTTGATAGTTTTGCGCGTATCTGCGATGAGCGTAAAATAAATGCCATTTTACACACCGATATCGGCAGTCCTGTTTCCGAACTTATTGAGGAATCCAAATTTCACGATTTCATTGTCATCGGGAAGCAGACATCTTTTGAATATGATGCGAATGAAACTTATGGGACGCTTGAACGTGTTTTAAAGAATGGACTTATCCCAGTACTGGCTGTCTCAGATTCCGTACGGGAGATTAAGAACGTCCTTGTTGCCTATGACAATAGCATCCCGGCTTCCAAAGCCGTACACATGTTTCTTCTACTCGGTATATGGGATGCTTGTGACATAACGCTTCTTACTGTTAATAACGATGCTGCAGCTGCACAAGAGTTATTAGGCAATCTTGGTGGTTTTTTTGAGAGTTACGGGATTAAACCGAAGCTTGCCACACGAAGTGGACATCCTGATACTGTTGTCAAATCCTATATCGCGGAAAATGACATTGATATGTTGGTGATGGGTGCTTACGGCAGAAGGAGTGTCCGTGAATTTTTCGTCGGTAGCGTCACATATCATCTGATTCACGAAACGGAAATCCCACTTTTCCTTTATCATTAA
- a CDS encoding aminomethyltransferase family protein, with protein sequence MKTTPLYSIHEQLGATFAEKHLDWNIPTQFTDAISEHLAVRNNVGIVDVSYRSRHRLTGEDRAKFLHRIISNDVESLTTGQGTYAMLLTHRGKIIADLNITVLEDVISIDTAPETTESLFSELDKYIIADDVELSDVTAETGAIAVHGPRSADLVQSVLGLNGLAALPERHNCVREADGDFKHTIVCVRTDSTGEMGWTLYTAAEALGSLWETLMTEGERFNVQLIGWDALESLRIEAGVPRYGTELTDAVIPLEAELEHAIDFEKGCYIGQEIVARMKYRGHPNRLLRGLEVDGKSITQNDCKLRSNAKVFNGDKAVGWVTSASFAPTLAKEIALGYVRIAVTEAGSRVQVETSDGRVDATVVRLPFSA encoded by the coding sequence ATGAAAACAACACCACTCTATTCTATTCATGAACAACTCGGTGCGACTTTTGCAGAAAAGCATTTGGATTGGAATATCCCCACACAATTCACTGATGCTATCTCTGAACACCTCGCTGTCAGGAACAACGTTGGTATTGTTGACGTGTCCTATCGCAGCAGGCATCGGTTAACGGGTGAAGACCGGGCAAAATTTCTACATCGTATCATCTCCAATGATGTTGAAAGTCTCACAACCGGACAGGGCACTTATGCCATGCTCTTAACGCATCGCGGCAAAATTATCGCCGATTTGAATATCACTGTTCTTGAAGATGTAATCAGTATTGACACCGCGCCTGAGACCACGGAAAGCCTTTTCAGCGAATTGGATAAATACATCATCGCTGATGACGTTGAACTTTCCGATGTAACCGCTGAAACTGGGGCAATTGCTGTCCACGGTCCAAGGTCAGCGGACCTTGTTCAGTCTGTCCTGGGTTTGAACGGGCTTGCTGCTTTGCCTGAACGGCATAACTGTGTTCGTGAAGCAGATGGAGACTTTAAACACACGATCGTCTGTGTGAGAACAGATAGCACTGGCGAAATGGGTTGGACGCTTTATACCGCTGCCGAGGCGTTAGGGTCGCTTTGGGAAACGTTGATGACTGAAGGGGAGCGTTTTAACGTTCAACTGATCGGTTGGGACGCCCTTGAGTCGCTTCGCATTGAAGCAGGTGTGCCCAGATATGGGACGGAATTAACCGATGCTGTTATTCCGCTTGAGGCTGAATTGGAACACGCTATCGATTTTGAGAAGGGATGTTATATCGGACAGGAAATTGTCGCACGCATGAAATATCGTGGACACCCGAATCGGCTTCTACGCGGTCTTGAGGTAGACGGGAAATCGATAACGCAAAACGACTGCAAACTTCGTTCAAATGCAAAGGTTTTCAACGGAGACAAGGCGGTTGGTTGGGTTACGAGTGCCTCTTTTGCCCCAACACTCGCAAAAGAGATCGCTTTGGGATACGTCCGTATTGCGGTCACAGAAGCGGGCAGTCGCGTCCAAGTTGAGACCTCAGATGGACGTGTTGATGCCACAGTCGTACGACTGCCATTTTCAGCATAA